The window TTCACTACAAGCGGCTAAGGGTGACAGTAGCAATAGCAAGCAGTCGCAGTTACTGAGGGCGCTGTAAAGTGATTGTAAGCCATTGGAAGCCGCCCGCAGACTATTATTGGCGAGGAAAATGTCGTATCCTTGGTTTTTTAAGGCGGTTTCTAATTGCGCGATCGCTTCTACTTCTGCTTCTTTAATTTGATGGTAGCTGAGAACGATCTGCAAGCGAGATTTGTTTTGCTCTTGGGTAGTGCTGAATAAATCTGGTCTATACTTAGCAAACAGAGAGATTAACTCCGGACGATGGGAGTGACCGGAATCTTCCGGAGTTGAAAGAGCGAAAGCTTTGCAGATATTTTCCACGTGCTTGCGAACGGTATCTTTAGTAATATGCAATGTTTGCGCGATCGCTGCATCTTTCTCACCCGCTAAAATTTTTAGCAAGACTTCCTCTTGTCTGGGAGTGAGATTGAGGAATGCTTGGGTAAACTCAAGTTGATTCATGGTTTGCGCGGATTGCTCGTTTAGCTTTCTCTTTCTAGTTGTATACCGAAGCTTGGCGATCGTGAGGTAATTGTGGAGATCGCCTTCACAGGTGTGTAGTTGATTCGCGACGCTTGCTACACGCAGGCGATCGCTTTGTGCGTAGTGTCGAAACGATGCTAAAGTCAGATTTAGCATCCTCGTCTTCTGTGCAGTTCTCTGAATACCAACAAAAGCCCCTTTGGTTTAAGTTAGCTGTTAGAGGTTTTCGTTTACTGTCTCCGTTGCTTTGACACTCGACAACCCGAAATTATTCACTGCACAACTCTACTTGCTCTGTTGCGGAATATTTTCTCCTGTCAGAGGAACTTAATTTCCGTAATATCGACGATAGGGAAAATAACATCTACAATCTTGGATATAGGAAGTTTTAACCAAACTTGTAAGGATACTAAGCGATTCTCCTTCTGGAAACTTCCAGTAGAAAGGGCGCATTTACCAAAAATTAACTTTCAAGCGTTAATTTTGGAGTAACTGGATGGATGAAAGAGAACGATCGCGGACAACTCTGGGCTGTTACCAGAGCAGTTAGGCAATTTTGCTTAGGTAAAAACTACTGGGGCAGAGTCCCTCAAGCTCGTTGGGGCTTAGGATCTGCCTGGATAAATCTTTTACCTCAATTAAGCCTTCCACAGACAACAATTTCTCAGAGTCTGATTTCGGACACTGAGCAAAATCAATTTTTCCCAAAAGTTAGTAAATGTACAGCAAAAGATAGTTAAGAGTGCTTGAGGAAGGATTTTTCTTCAGCGCGTAGAGGAGCATTAAGAGCTATGATTCAACCAGAAGTGAGATTTCCAACCAGACAAGAATTACTTCCACTTGACAAGTCGGCTTGTACTTCTGAGAGACTGGCGATCGCGCTACTAAAAAAACAATTATCGATTCGAGTTACTCAACTTTCTTTTCGCACTCAAATGTTGCTAGGGTTTCTGCTGATGGCTTTAGTACCGATCGCGATCCTCAGTGTAGCGGAAATCACTCTCAACCGCTCGCTGTTTGTGGGGTTGGTAGCAGTGACAACAGCAAGCGCGATCGCCCTAGCAGTGAAGCTGACATATTTATTATCCACGCCGATCGCTGAAGAGAGCAAGTTCGCTGAAGCGATCGCTACCTTACAAGAACTTAGCCCCAACCAACAAACTTCTTCCATTCTCAAAGCTCAAATAATTGAATTAACCCAAGCTAAAGCCAAAGCTGAAGCCGCTAATCAAGCCAAAAGTAACTTCATTGCCAATTTTAGCCACGAATTGCGCTCTCCCCTTAACGCCATTATTGGCTTTGCGAGACTGCTAGAGCGAGATCCCAACTTCTCCTTAGAACAACGAGAAAATATCAACATTATTAGCCGCAGCGCCGAACATTTACTTGCTTTAATTAATAATATTTTAGATTTAGCGAAAATCGAAGCTGGAAAAACTGTCCTCAATCTCCACAATTTTGACCTCTATCGCCTTTTAAAAGATTTAGAAGATATGTTTCATCTGCGGGCGGAAACTCAGCGTTTAGATTTGCATTTCCTCCGTTCTGATGACGTTCCTCGTTATATCCGCACCGATGAAATCAAACTACGTCAAATTTTAATTAATCTGATTAATAATGCCGTAAAATTCACTTCTAGAGGCAGAGTAGCGGTAAAAGTGAAACTAGGATCGCGGCAAAACTCCACAATTATCTTTAGCGTTGAAGATACTGGTAGAGGAATCGCTCCAGAAGAACAAGATAAATTATTTGAAGCTTTTAGCCAAACCAAATCGGGACAAGATTTAGCACAAGGTACGGGTTTGGGTTTGGCAATTAGCCGTAATTTTATCCAACTTATGGGTGGCAGTATTCATTTCCAAAGCGAAGTTGGTAAAGGTACAACTTTCATCTTTGACATTCCTGTGGATATAGTCGAAGCGAAAGACGTTACCAAAGTCCATCACAACCCGGCGATCGTTTTCGCCCCCCATGTCAATGAATATCTAGGAGTATCTTATATCTATCAGGAATTCTTTGGCGATCAATTAGAATCATCTCTTACTCCTCTAAGTAGCAAAGATTTAGAAGTCTTACCTCTAAAATGGAGATCCCAGTTACATCAAGCTACTCTTGAAGGAGATATAACTTTAATTGAGTCTTTGATTGCAGAAATTCAACCTCAATACGAAACTATTGCTCGGACATTACTAGATTTAGCAGCTCGATATCAGTTCGAGCAACTCTTAAGTTTAACCGCAGTTTCCTATGAATCAAGCACGATCGCTGATGCCTCAAGAAAATATTTTAGTGGTTGACGATAATCCCGCTAATTTAAAGTTGTTAACTCAACTTTTATCTCAGCAGGGTTATCATGTTAGGGTGGCACCGAATGGTAGCTTAGCTCTCAAGTCAGTAAAAGCACATTTTCCCGATCTGATTATACTGGACATTCTTATGCCAGAAATGGACGGCTACCAGGTGTGCGAACAGCTAAAAGCTAATCCAGAAACTCAGCAGATACCAATTATTTTTTTGACTGCGGTGCATGAAGCGATCGATAAGGTAAAAGCTTTTAGTCTCGGTGGTGTAGATTATATTACCAAACCTTTTGAGGAAAGAGAAGTTTTAGCTCGAATTGAGAATCATTTACGGTTGCGATCGCTTCAGTTAGAATTGGAAAAACGCAATCGTTTACTTCGCAAGCAAGAAGCGGAAATTCGGCTTTTATTGGCGATCGTCCAAAAAATTAATCAAGCTGAAGATATTCACTCGGCTTTAGCAGATGTACTACCTTTGGTTTGTCTGACGATTCATTGGGATTATGCAGAGGCTTGGATTTTCAATGGCTCTCGCCGGCAGTTACAATGTAGCCAAAGTTACTATAGTCGCGATCGCAGTTTGGCTAGTTTCCACAGCCAAAGCCAAGATTCTAGTTTAAACACTGAAGTTGGTTTGCTTGCTAAACTTTTCCACTCGAAAAAGCCGATTTGGACGAAAAATATTTCCCAAGAAGATTGGCAAAATTTTTCTCGCTTTCAGCAAGCAATGGCGGTTGGTTTTCAAGCGGCAGGCGCCGTGCCAATTTTAGGCGACAATCAAGTTTTAGCTTGGTTATTTTTCTTTAAACAAGAGTCTTTTTCTAGTAGTTCTTGGTTAATTCAATTGGTGAGCGGGGTAGCAACTCAGTTAGGTTCGTTTATGCAACGCAAACAAGCTCAAGATGAGTTAAAAAATCAAAAAGAACAAACCGAACAACTCTTATTAAATATTTTACCACGTCCTGTGGCTCAACGCTTGCAAAGTAATCCGGAAATTATTGCTGATGACTATGCCGATGCTAGCGTTTTATTTGCCGATTTAGTGGGTTTTACTGCCTTTTCCGCTCAAAAAACTTCGACAGAACTAATTAAAATTCTCAATGAAATTTTTAGTCGCTTCGATCGGTTGACAGAAAAATATCAGTTAGAAAAAATTAAAACTATTGGCGATGCTTATATGGTAGTTGGCAATTTACCCGATGCACATCCAAAGCATACGATCGCGATCGCGCAAATGGCATTGGAGATGCAAGCTAGTATTGCTGATTTCAGTCGCCAAACTAACGAGAATTTTCAACTGAGAATTGGCATTAATATCGGTCCTGTGGTGGCTGGGGTAATTGGTAAGACTAAGTTTATTTACGACCTTTGGGGCGATACAGTAAATGTGGCTTCGCGGATGGAATCTAGCGGGGTTCCTGGTAAAATTCAGGTGACAGCCACGGTTTACGAGCGCTTAAAAGATCGATTTAAGTTTGAAACTAGGGGTTTAGTTCCGATTAAAGGTAAGGGCGAAATGACTACTTATTTTTTGGTTGGGATTAGCCAGCCAGTGACTTAAGTCGCTGTCTGATAGCTAAGGCAATCTTTGTCTGGTAATTTTCGCTCGCTTTTGTTGACACTCTCACCGCTAGATCGAAAAAGTTTCCTTGGTTATTTTTGGTTTTCGTTTATCTGGCTTTCATCTTCGGTATTAGGCAGATAATCTTGACAGTTTTTGGCTTCTTGTTTAAGTACCAAATTGGGTTGCACTGCACACTTCAGATAAGGATTATTTTGAAAATATTTACAGTTACTACAAGGAAGATTTTGACTTATTTTCTTGAATTTTCCGAACCGTTTCTGAATGATTTTATTGAATTTTATGCCCAGAAAAATACACATCGCTCCTACTAGCGCTGGTACCGCCGTAGGAATTGATAAGATGTTACTGTTGTATTCTTCTCCTTGGCTGGATACTGGACTTGAGGGTTCTTCAATTAAAAAATTCGTGCCGCTAAAATCCCTTGTTAATTCTAAATATCGCTCGTTAAATTCTTTTAAGTTCATCTTCCTACGATTTTCTTCTTTACCTGGATTGAAAATTTTTTCTAATGATATTTATTTTCCTGGCGCTTTGGCGAATATATTTCAACCATTGCACTCTAGAAGTAGTATACTTATCTCCACGGCGCTCTGACTATTAGCTACTCAAGCGCTTCCTAAGTATTTTTTGGTTTATTTAACTAGCGCCTTTAACAAGTTGCTAGTTTTTTTATCTAAACAATCCGCAATTTAATTTAATTTTCCCTTTTTTTTTCCTGATTTTTTCTCTTCCTTAAGTAGGAAATAGCCAAGTTTTTTTTGTCAATTTTTGTGAAAAGATCTCAAAAAAGTGTTTATTTTGTGGTACAAGCCGTAGTCGAAATAGTTAGATAAAAATTATTGATAAATCTCTCTCTTGACAGATGCCAAGCCCAAGGTTCGTTAAATTGCTATGTCCGAAAATTAACATTTGTTACAAAAAAAGTCATCGAGTGAGCTAACAGAAAAGCATAACGAGCAATTAAAAATATGAATTCTTTAAAGACTTAGCCAATTATTTTAGTTAATTTTACCTAGAATAACTAGCTTAGTCAGCTTAAATAAAAAAAAACTAATCCCTAGCTAGCAAAAATACTCTGAAAAAAATTATCTGACTTAGAATCAGAAACTCAAATCTAGTTAAATTTTCCCAGCAATTGCTTAATTAAGCTAATGCTAATTTGGTTTTTGTCAGGAAACAAAACTCAGAAAGAGTAACCAATTAAATTTATGACTAGATAGGAAAATAGTTACGAGAATATACTTATCCGTAAATTTACTTAAAGATTGTCGTCTGATTGAATAATACTTTAAGAAAAGATATTTATTCGTTAGTTAAAGTAAAAATATATCGATCCCCTTGACATTTTGCCGATCGCTTAGAAAGAAAGTTTTCCAGCTTAAAAAACCAAATTGGCTTATAGGCAACTTTCAGCAAATAAAGATCGCGCCCAAAAAATTAATTATAAAAGTTGTACCTATGACAAACGGACAGCAGAACTTTTTAAGTAGCCTTCCCCTTAAGATACTGTTAGTAACAGCGAATGGAGAACTAATTAGCAAGATCGGACAACTGCTTGCAGTCATTAGCGAACCAAGATGCGAGCTAACAATTGTAGGAACCTTAAGAGCCACGTTAGCAAATTTAAGGCAGACGGGAAAAAGTGTAACTGTTTGTTTGCTAGACTGTCAACTAGACTTAGAATGGCTCCCAACTATTGTAGAACAAAACAATCTAGTACCAGTCATTTACTTGTGCGAAAATCAAACTAACGGTAGAGAAGCATTAGCGAGAGGAGCGACAGACTATTTAGAGAAAGAACAACTCAGGGTTAAGGAATTAGAGCGATCGCTGCGACTGACAAGTAAACTTGCTCAGATTCAAGTGCAAACTCAACAATTACAAGCAAGCGAAGCCCAATTTCGTCAGTTAGCCGAGAATATCGAAGCAGTTTTTTGGCTAGCCACACCAGATTTTCAGCAGATTCTCTACATTAGCCCGCAATACGAGCAAATTTGGCAATATAGCTGTGAAAGTTTATCCAAAAATCCTTCAACTTGGTTAGAAAGCATTCATCCTGAAGATCGTCAGTGGATGAGCGAAGTTGTTCGAGAAGTAATTGAAGGTAAAATTCCCAAAGGTAGAGACAAAGTATATCGAATCGTGCGACGTGACGGTGAAATTAGGTGGAGACGCGATCGCCTCTTTTTTCTTCGCACTGAAACTGGAGATATTTACCGTCTTGGGGGTATCAGCGAGGATATCACCTCACGCAAAGAAGCTGAATTAAAATTAAGCAAGCGGGAACGTTACTTAACTGCTTTGGTAGAAATACAACGACGGTTGTTAGCTTGTTCAGATATTACCAATTGTTATCAGCAAATTTTACAACCGCTCGGAGAAGCAGCAAATGCCGATCGCGTTTATATCTTTGAAAATCACTTCGATCGACAAAATCGCTTACTAACAAGTCAAAAAGCTGAGTGGTGTGCTGAAGAGATCCCCCCAGAAATAAATAATCCCCGACTACAAAATCTACCTGACAATCAATTTTTCCCTCGCTGGCAAGAAGCTTTATTACAAGGAAACTTTATTAGTGGTATTGTCGCCGAACTTCCACAAGAAGAGCGTGATTTTCTCGAACCACAAAGAATTCTCTCTATCTTAATTTTGCCTCTATTCGTTAACGATCGCTTTTTTGGTTCGATCGGCTTTGACAACTGTAGCGAAGCGAGTGAATGGGAAGCATCAGAAGTAGCACTTTTGCAAATAGCCGCAGCAGCAGTTGCTTTAAAAATAGAACGTTTGCTTGCAGAAGAAGAGTTATCTCGACAGGAACGCCAATTTAGAACTTTAACTGAAAATTCTCCCGAAGTAATTGCTCGATTTGACCGAGATTTGCGCTATGTTTACGTTAACCCCACTGTAGAACAGGCAACGGGCATCCCTCATCAAAGTTTCATTGGGAGAACAAATACAGAATTAGGAATGCCAGCAAATTTGGTATCTTTATGGTCAGCTAGTTTACAAAAAGTATTTGCAACTGGTATCGAAGAATCTTTAGAGTTTGATTTCCCCACCCCAGAAGGATTAAAAACTTATCAATCTCATTTAGTTGCCGAATATGCTCCGGACAATTCTGTAGAATTTGTCTTGGTAATGAGCCAAAATATAACTCCCCAAAAGTTGACATTAGAAGCTTTAAGAGAAAGTGAAGAACGTTTCCGAGTCATTTTTGAGCAAGCTGCGGTTGGGATCGCGCAAACATCTCCTACTGGTCAATTTTTGCAAGTAAATCAACGCTTCTGTAACTTATTTGGCTATACGGAAGCAGAAATTTTAAACTTTACTTGGCAGCAAATCACCTATCCAGAAGATTTAGCAGAAAATATCGAATTAGCACGACGGATGTTTGCTGGCGAAATCGCCACTTTTTCCCTCGAAAAGCGCTATCTTCGTAAAGACGGTTCGCTTTTTTGGGCTAATATAACTGTCTCTTTAGTATCTTCTGAATCAGGACTACCCAAATATACGATTGCTGTAATTCAAGATATTACCGAACGCAAACAAGCTGAGTTTCAACTGCGTCAAAGTGAATCGCAGTTGCGCTTAGTTACTGATGCTTTACCTGTTTGTATTTCCTATATTGATGCTAATCTTTGCTATCAGTTTGTTAACCAAACTTACGAAGTTTGGTTTGGCATTAACCGTGCTAAGATTTATGGTAGACCAATTTGGGAGATAATTGGCAAAGAAGCATTTGCTAGGGTACGCGAGCAGATCGAGCAAGTCTTGACTGGTGAGTTAGTTAGTTATGAAACCGAATTGCCTTATACTACTGGAAAACGCTACATTATCGGTTCGTTAATTCCCGATTTTGACGAGAACGAACAAGTGAGAGGATATTATGCTTTAATTACTGACATTAGCGATCGCCGTCAAGCTGAAGAAAAGTTACGCTATCGTCTTAATTTGGAAACAGCTTTAGCGCAAGTGTCGAGAGAATTGGCGACTAATGATGCGGTAGACTTTGGACAAATTTTGGGTATTTTAGGAAAGGTAGTCGGAAGCGATCGCGCTTTTATCGATCGTTTCCGCAATGAGGGTAGATTTGTTGACGCTATTTACGAATGGTGCAATGAAGGTGTTGCTTCGGAAATTGAGAGTTACCAAAACTTACCTACTTCTAAGTTTTCTTGGTGGATCGAACAATTAAAGGCTAACCAAGCTATTGTAATTAACGATCTACGCAATTTACCTGCTACGGCAAGTGCTGAACAACGATTACTCGCTGCTAATAATATTGGTTCATTGTTAGCTGTCCCGATTTTTACTTCTGAGGGTGAACTTTGGGGAAGTATTAGTTTTGACAATAACACGGAAAACCGGAAAACTTGGTCAGACGAAGACGTGCAAATGCTGCAAATTGTCGGCGATCTAATTTATACTTATCAGGAGAAACAGCGATCGCGTCTCGAACAAGAACGAGCTTCCCGCGATCGCCAATTACTTGCAGCTTTAACTTTAAAAATTCGGCGATCGCTCTCAATCGACCAAATTCTGGAAACTACTGTCACGGAATTACAAGTAACTCTCGCTGCGGAAAGAGTTGTTTTCTTTCGGCTTCTTGATGATGGTTCCGGAGAAATTGTTAATGAAGCTATAGAAGTTGCATTTCCTGCTATGTTGGGAGAAATTATTTTTGATGAAAATTTATCTGAATTTCTGGGTAAATATCGCAATGGATTTATTTATACTTGTGCCGATCTTCTGGCTACCGAACCACCAGAATGTTATCGAGAATGGCTCGAAAAATATCAAATTCGTGCTAACTTAGTTGTACCTATTTTGATGAAGTCTAAGCAAGTACCATCTGAATATAGCGAACAACTAGAAAATCCGCCTCAATTATGGGGATTACTCTGCGTCCAACAATGCAGTCAACCGCGAAAATGGACGAGTTGGGAAATAGAGTTAGTTACTCAATTTGCTAACCAATTAGGAATCGCACTCTCCCAAGCACAATTATTAGAGCAAAAAACTTGTTATTCACAAGAATTAGCTCGTTCTAATGCTGAATTAGAACAGTTTGCTTATGTGGCTTCTCACGATTTACAAGAGCCTTTACAAACTATTTCTAGTTATGTCAAACTCTTAGAAAAACGTTACAGCAATCTATTAGATGCGAAAGCTAAAAAGTATCTTTATTACATAACTAGCGGTAGCAGTCGGATGCAAGCACTAATTAATGATTTGCTAGCATATTCGCGACTTGGTAGAAATACCAAAGCTTTGCAATTAACTGATTGTAACTTAATTATCGAGCAAGCAAAATCTAATCTCCGCCAAATAATTCGCCAAAATCAAGCTACAATTATTAACGAGCTTCTACCTACTTTAATTGCCGATAGATCTCAACTAATACAGTTATTTCAAAATTTAATTAGTAATGCAATTAAATACCGTAGCGAAGCGCCTCCAGTTATTCAAATTAGTGCTACTCTGGAGGAAGATGGTTGGTGTTTCGCCGTTCGAGATAATGGAATTGGGATTAATCCTAAATACCGCGATCGCATTTTCCAAATTTTTCAACGCTTACACACTCAAGAAGAATATCCCGGTACGGGTATAGGTTTAGCAATTTGTCAAAAAATTGTCGAAAGTCACGGGGGGAGAATTTGGGTTGATTCTTCAGTTGAAGGCGGTTCAGTTTTTTATTTTACGCTGCCAAATCGGGGTGAAAACTAACAATTTTCCTGATTTTTCAAAATCGTTTCTTTAATTTGTAATGCGGTAGCGGGTGCGAGTAAGATTCCGTTACGATAATGACCAGTAGCAAGTAAAACATTACGATATCCTGTTAGTTTACTAATTACTGGGGCGCTTTGTCCTTCGGGACGGGGACGTTTGCCCGACCAAGTACGCAGAATGGTAGCATCAGCTAAGGCAGGACAAAAGGAAATTGCTTGTTGTTTGACTTGTGTTAATAAGGCAGAATTAGCATTTATTTCACCTGTATCGTCAGGGAATTCTACAGTCGCACCGAGCCAATATTCTTGGTTTCCTAAAGGTACAATATGCACGTCGTCGCCAGTAATTACGGGTTGGAAATTAGGGTTTCCTAATGGCTGTTTTGATTTGACGTGCAATGCTTGTCCTAAAACAGGACGAAGATCTACTTTTTGATTTAAAGATGTCGTTAAGGGAAGAGAACCCAAACCAGCACTAATAACCAACCAATCTATCTCAAATGCTCCACCTGTAGTGTAAATTTGCTGGCAAAGACGCTCATTTGAGCCTGTAACAGTGGTAGTTGCAAAATTTTGCACTTCAAGTCCAAAATTACAGTTGACGCCGTTAATTCGGGCAGCAGTAACGAGTGCTTGAGTAAGAGCAGTGGGATCGACTTGTCTGTCTTGAGGAGAATAGACAGCACCGACAATACGGTCATTTTGTAACTGGGGACATTTTTGGCGAAGAGAGGCGATCTCGTATAACTCTAACTTCCAGCCTTGAGAGTTGCGTACCTGAATTAATTTTTCCCAGCGATCGCGGTCGTCTTGTGCAAAGCGTAACAGCAAAATACCTTGCTGATTGTAGGGCAGATCTTGCCCAGTAATTTCCCTTAGTTCAGCAATTAACGAGTCATAGCGGCGCATACTTGCCGATCGCAACCGCCAGCCCCTACCCTTAGTTTTCTGACTAATAGCGCCCATTAAAACGCCAAGTGCGGCACCAGTGGAACCCGATGCCGGAGTTTGTCGGTCAAAGAGAGTAACATTTAACCCCTCAACCCGACTTAACTCATAAGCGATCGCCGCTCCCACGACACCGCACCCAACTATCCCAACTTTAATCATGCAGCTTATTTAGGAGCCTGACCGATAAAGGTATCCAGGTCATCAACTACTTCATTATAGTTGCGTACAGCTTC is drawn from Oscillatoria salina IIICB1 and contains these coding sequences:
- a CDS encoding sensor histidine kinase translates to MIQPEVRFPTRQELLPLDKSACTSERLAIALLKKQLSIRVTQLSFRTQMLLGFLLMALVPIAILSVAEITLNRSLFVGLVAVTTASAIALAVKLTYLLSTPIAEESKFAEAIATLQELSPNQQTSSILKAQIIELTQAKAKAEAANQAKSNFIANFSHELRSPLNAIIGFARLLERDPNFSLEQRENINIISRSAEHLLALINNILDLAKIEAGKTVLNLHNFDLYRLLKDLEDMFHLRAETQRLDLHFLRSDDVPRYIRTDEIKLRQILINLINNAVKFTSRGRVAVKVKLGSRQNSTIIFSVEDTGRGIAPEEQDKLFEAFSQTKSGQDLAQGTGLGLAISRNFIQLMGGSIHFQSEVGKGTTFIFDIPVDIVEAKDVTKVHHNPAIVFAPHVNEYLGVSYIYQEFFGDQLESSLTPLSSKDLEVLPLKWRSQLHQATLEGDITLIESLIAEIQPQYETIARTLLDLAARYQFEQLLSLTAVSYESSTIADASRKYFSG
- a CDS encoding adenylate/guanylate cyclase domain-containing protein — encoded protein: MNQARSLMPQENILVVDDNPANLKLLTQLLSQQGYHVRVAPNGSLALKSVKAHFPDLIILDILMPEMDGYQVCEQLKANPETQQIPIIFLTAVHEAIDKVKAFSLGGVDYITKPFEEREVLARIENHLRLRSLQLELEKRNRLLRKQEAEIRLLLAIVQKINQAEDIHSALADVLPLVCLTIHWDYAEAWIFNGSRRQLQCSQSYYSRDRSLASFHSQSQDSSLNTEVGLLAKLFHSKKPIWTKNISQEDWQNFSRFQQAMAVGFQAAGAVPILGDNQVLAWLFFFKQESFSSSSWLIQLVSGVATQLGSFMQRKQAQDELKNQKEQTEQLLLNILPRPVAQRLQSNPEIIADDYADASVLFADLVGFTAFSAQKTSTELIKILNEIFSRFDRLTEKYQLEKIKTIGDAYMVVGNLPDAHPKHTIAIAQMALEMQASIADFSRQTNENFQLRIGINIGPVVAGVIGKTKFIYDLWGDTVNVASRMESSGVPGKIQVTATVYERLKDRFKFETRGLVPIKGKGEMTTYFLVGISQPVT
- a CDS encoding PAS domain S-box protein; protein product: MTNGQQNFLSSLPLKILLVTANGELISKIGQLLAVISEPRCELTIVGTLRATLANLRQTGKSVTVCLLDCQLDLEWLPTIVEQNNLVPVIYLCENQTNGREALARGATDYLEKEQLRVKELERSLRLTSKLAQIQVQTQQLQASEAQFRQLAENIEAVFWLATPDFQQILYISPQYEQIWQYSCESLSKNPSTWLESIHPEDRQWMSEVVREVIEGKIPKGRDKVYRIVRRDGEIRWRRDRLFFLRTETGDIYRLGGISEDITSRKEAELKLSKRERYLTALVEIQRRLLACSDITNCYQQILQPLGEAANADRVYIFENHFDRQNRLLTSQKAEWCAEEIPPEINNPRLQNLPDNQFFPRWQEALLQGNFISGIVAELPQEERDFLEPQRILSILILPLFVNDRFFGSIGFDNCSEASEWEASEVALLQIAAAAVALKIERLLAEEELSRQERQFRTLTENSPEVIARFDRDLRYVYVNPTVEQATGIPHQSFIGRTNTELGMPANLVSLWSASLQKVFATGIEESLEFDFPTPEGLKTYQSHLVAEYAPDNSVEFVLVMSQNITPQKLTLEALRESEERFRVIFEQAAVGIAQTSPTGQFLQVNQRFCNLFGYTEAEILNFTWQQITYPEDLAENIELARRMFAGEIATFSLEKRYLRKDGSLFWANITVSLVSSESGLPKYTIAVIQDITERKQAEFQLRQSESQLRLVTDALPVCISYIDANLCYQFVNQTYEVWFGINRAKIYGRPIWEIIGKEAFARVREQIEQVLTGELVSYETELPYTTGKRYIIGSLIPDFDENEQVRGYYALITDISDRRQAEEKLRYRLNLETALAQVSRELATNDAVDFGQILGILGKVVGSDRAFIDRFRNEGRFVDAIYEWCNEGVASEIESYQNLPTSKFSWWIEQLKANQAIVINDLRNLPATASAEQRLLAANNIGSLLAVPIFTSEGELWGSISFDNNTENRKTWSDEDVQMLQIVGDLIYTYQEKQRSRLEQERASRDRQLLAALTLKIRRSLSIDQILETTVTELQVTLAAERVVFFRLLDDGSGEIVNEAIEVAFPAMLGEIIFDENLSEFLGKYRNGFIYTCADLLATEPPECYREWLEKYQIRANLVVPILMKSKQVPSEYSEQLENPPQLWGLLCVQQCSQPRKWTSWEIELVTQFANQLGIALSQAQLLEQKTCYSQELARSNAELEQFAYVASHDLQEPLQTISSYVKLLEKRYSNLLDAKAKKYLYYITSGSSRMQALINDLLAYSRLGRNTKALQLTDCNLIIEQAKSNLRQIIRQNQATIINELLPTLIADRSQLIQLFQNLISNAIKYRSEAPPVIQISATLEEDGWCFAVRDNGIGINPKYRDRIFQIFQRLHTQEEYPGTGIGLAICQKIVESHGGRIWVDSSVEGGSVFYFTLPNRGEN
- a CDS encoding NAD(P)/FAD-dependent oxidoreductase, whose protein sequence is MIKVGIVGCGVVGAAIAYELSRVEGLNVTLFDRQTPASGSTGAALGVLMGAISQKTKGRGWRLRSASMRRYDSLIAELREITGQDLPYNQQGILLLRFAQDDRDRWEKLIQVRNSQGWKLELYEIASLRQKCPQLQNDRIVGAVYSPQDRQVDPTALTQALVTAARINGVNCNFGLEVQNFATTTVTGSNERLCQQIYTTGGAFEIDWLVISAGLGSLPLTTSLNQKVDLRPVLGQALHVKSKQPLGNPNFQPVITGDDVHIVPLGNQEYWLGATVEFPDDTGEINANSALLTQVKQQAISFCPALADATILRTWSGKRPRPEGQSAPVISKLTGYRNVLLATGHYRNGILLAPATALQIKETILKNQENC